From the genome of Acinetobacter sp. TR3:
AGTCGGTGAAATTCGTTCCACTAAACCCTCTAGTACAGGCATTGCTCGTTTAGAACCCCTATTAATTGGTGGTATCTATCCACAACATAATGAAGACCGTGTCCTCATTAAGCTAAATAAAGTACCAAAAACACTAATTGAAGCCTTAATTTCAACAGAAGACCGAAATTTTTATCACCATCATGGTATTTCTATTCGAGGTACAGCACGTGCCTTAGTCAGTAATGCAACAGGCGGTAGACGTCAAGGCGGCTCGACATTAACCCAACAGTTAGTTAAAAATTTCTATCTTTCACCAGAAAAAACGCTCAAACGTAAAGTCAATGAAGCTCTTATGGCGTTGTTGATTGAGCTGCATTACAGTAAAGATGAAATTCTAGAAGCCTATTTAAATGAAGTAAATTTAGGTCAAAATGGCAATTACTCAATTAACGGTTATGGCTTAGCTTCACAATTCTATTTTGGTTTACCTCTGAGTGAATTAAATATTTCCCAACAAGCCTTTTTGGTTGGCTTAGTACAAGGTCCAACTTTATATAATCCTTGGCGCAATCCTGAAGCTGCAAAAAAACGCCGTGATATTGTACTGAACAATATGATGGTGATGGGCTATTTAAGTGAAGCGGAATATCAGGATGAAATCGCACGTCCTTTAAATATCGTGAGTAAACCAACTTTAGGGCCTGCAAAATTCCCAGATTTCCTTGATGTCGTACGCCGTCAATTACGCACAGAATATCAAGAAAGTGATATTACCAATCAAGGTTTAAAAATCTTTACGACACTTGACCCGATTGCACAAACTCAAGTTCAAAATGCTTTTAAAGATTCTGTTGAACGTTTGGCAAAAGCAAATCCAGCGCGCCTGAAAAATTTACAAGGTGCTGTACTGGTTGCCCACCCTGAAAATGGCGAGCTTGTTGCTGCTGTGGGTTCAACTCAGGATTTTACAGGTTTCAACCGTGCTTTGGATGCTAAACGCCAAGTGGGTTCATTATTGAAACCTATCATTTATTTAAATGCAATTGAGTCTGGGCGTTATACTTGGGCAAGCCCGATTGAAGATAGTGCGGTAAATATTCCTGTTGAGGGTGATAAGAGCTGGACACCAAAAAATTATAGTGGTGGCGAACACGGTGTTGTTCCTATGCAACAAGCCTTGGCAAACTCATACAACCTTTCTGCTGTTCGCCTAGGCAATGAATTTGGTTTATCAGCATTTTCCAATAAATTAAAACAATTTGGTGTCAGTTCAAATATTCCTGCTTATCCATCTATTTATTTGGGTGCAGTGAATATGTCCCCAATGGAAGTGCTTGGTATATATGGCAACTTTGCAACAGGTGGTTTCAAGTATCCTCCTCGTTCTATTCGTACTGTTGTTGATGCAAAAGGACATTTGCTTGAACGTTATAGCTTAAATGTTCAACAAACGATTGATCCTGCTGCTGCCTATATTTTAAATTATGGTTTGCAACAAGTTATGCGTTCAGGTACTGGACGATCAGCTTATGACAGCTTACCTGAAAATTTGAATTTGGCAGGTAAATCAGGCACAACTAACGATACACGTGACTCATGGTTTGCTGGTTACTCAGGTAATCATGTCGCCGTTGTGTGGTTAGGTCTCGATGACAACAAAGTGACTGGGCTAACAGGTTCTTCGGGTGCATTACCTGTATGGACCAATGTGATGAAACAACTACGCCAACAACCTGTTAATCTGCGTCAAACAGACAATGTGGAATGGCAATGGATTGACAGTGCAACTGGTGATCTATCTGCTCAAGGTTGTGATGGCGCGATGTACATCCCTCTACTTCGACAAACTGTACCTCGTCGTGTGACAACATGTGGTCAATCACATTATGGGGTTGAGCCTACCAATATCCCATCAGCGGAAGATATGCCAAACGACAGCAACAATGATGGTAACACCAATTATATTAGAGAAAGTGAAAACCAAATGGATGCAGATTTATCTAATCATAACCCAACACGCGTAATTTCCAGCGGTAGTTATAGCGGTGAAAATTAAGTTACAAGGATGATTGGACATGATTAAGAAAGTAACGATGGTAGTTGGGGTATTGCTGCTCGTAGGTTGTACTTCTGCTCCTCCGCCAAAAAATAAAAAAGTGGTCATCAAATTAGGTGAGCCACCAACTACGACGAACACGCAGAAAAAGAAAACTGCACCACCAGCGTCGAATGTAAAAATTACGCCGTATGAGCAGAAAGAAATAAAGCGTCAAAACGTACAAGTGGTTGTGCCTGAACAAAAAGTTCAGCAAAAGTTCAATGATGGCAGCCAACTTCCTGCTTTTAGAACGTTGATGCAAAAAACCCAAGTTGCTTATAAGCAACAACAGCTTGCGGAAGCAGAACGTTATGCGCTTCAAGCTCAACGTATTGCTCCACAAGCCACAGAAACTTACTTGTATTTAGCATTGATTGCAGACCAACGCAAACAATATGCAAATGCGGAAGCGTTAGCACGCCGTGGTTTAAGCTATGCACAAAGCAACTCGATGAAAAAACAGCTTTGGTTAATTGTAATGCGTGCAAGCGAAGCTCGTAATCATCCAGTAAAAGCCCAAGAAGCTAAAAAAGCCATTCAGGCACTGTAAAACTAAATCAATCAATTGAACTAAATTGACGGATTCCTGCAAGCCCATAAGCATGATGTTTTTGGGCTTGTTCTAAATTTTCAGGTGCAACACCACCTAAAGCAAAGACTGGAATATCACTATCCTTTGCTAACTCAGCAAAATCATCCCATCCTAAAACTTTTGCATTAGGATGCGTTTCAGTCGCATTGACAGGGCTTAAAAATACCGCATCACAGCCAATATGATGTGCATGTTGTAGTGAAACCGCATCATGGCATGCTGCAATAAAACGTTTCCCGATGACTAACTCACCTTTGTTCAACCCCATCAATTGGGACTGTTTAAGATGAATCGTATCAATTTTGGCTTGTAATGCTGTATTCAGCTCTCGCCAAAGATCAATATTGAGTATCAATTTTTGTCGCTGAGCATCATTTAAAGTCCTCAACTGCTGTTCAATTTTCTCGATTTCACCTGTTTGCATACGCCAATACAATTGGGCATTACTTTGAGGTAAAGCATCAATTTGATCATTAATCTTGATCAAATGAGACCAGATTAAACGTTGCAAAATCACAGCATTCGCCTTAGGAAAATTTAAGCTAGCGAGTTGATCACGATGATACCAAGCCCAAGGTTGATGAATTTGATTAAGCAATTCATCAGGCACATAGGCATGAAATAAATGCAAATTGACAATGATGTCATCATATTCATGCTGAATCATGTCAAACATGTGCCAATCTTTTAGACCAATACCAACTTCTTCATAAATTTCTCTACGGCAGGCTTGTTCAGGTGTTTCACCCTGCTCAACTTTCCCCCCTGGAAATTCATGTT
Proteins encoded in this window:
- a CDS encoding thiamine phosphate synthase, with product MAKAIVDVAIAILLHKSKVLVGWRQANQHQGNKHEFPGGKVEQGETPEQACRREIYEEVGIGLKDWHMFDMIQHEYDDIIVNLHLFHAYVPDELLNQIHQPWAWYHRDQLASLNFPKANAVILQRLIWSHLIKINDQIDALPQSNAQLYWRMQTGEIEKIEQQLRTLNDAQRQKLILNIDLWRELNTALQAKIDTIHLKQSQLMGLNKGELVIGKRFIAACHDAVSLQHAHHIGCDAVFLSPVNATETHPNAKVLGWDDFAELAKDSDIPVFALGGVAPENLEQAQKHHAYGLAGIRQFSSID
- the mrcB gene encoding penicillin-binding protein 1B is translated as MKCERGIGFLALIFSILVIGVFIAFSIYLIRLDNIIRNKFEGQRWDIPAKVFARPLEIYANAPITQENFVQELKLLGYKNTANYEKSGSYIIQGNQMYVHTRGFDYGDSNEPEQVLEIAFNQGQVGEIRSTKPSSTGIARLEPLLIGGIYPQHNEDRVLIKLNKVPKTLIEALISTEDRNFYHHHGISIRGTARALVSNATGGRRQGGSTLTQQLVKNFYLSPEKTLKRKVNEALMALLIELHYSKDEILEAYLNEVNLGQNGNYSINGYGLASQFYFGLPLSELNISQQAFLVGLVQGPTLYNPWRNPEAAKKRRDIVLNNMMVMGYLSEAEYQDEIARPLNIVSKPTLGPAKFPDFLDVVRRQLRTEYQESDITNQGLKIFTTLDPIAQTQVQNAFKDSVERLAKANPARLKNLQGAVLVAHPENGELVAAVGSTQDFTGFNRALDAKRQVGSLLKPIIYLNAIESGRYTWASPIEDSAVNIPVEGDKSWTPKNYSGGEHGVVPMQQALANSYNLSAVRLGNEFGLSAFSNKLKQFGVSSNIPAYPSIYLGAVNMSPMEVLGIYGNFATGGFKYPPRSIRTVVDAKGHLLERYSLNVQQTIDPAAAYILNYGLQQVMRSGTGRSAYDSLPENLNLAGKSGTTNDTRDSWFAGYSGNHVAVVWLGLDDNKVTGLTGSSGALPVWTNVMKQLRQQPVNLRQTDNVEWQWIDSATGDLSAQGCDGAMYIPLLRQTVPRRVTTCGQSHYGVEPTNIPSAEDMPNDSNNDGNTNYIRESENQMDADLSNHNPTRVISSGSYSGEN
- a CDS encoding tetratricopeptide repeat protein, with product MIKKVTMVVGVLLLVGCTSAPPPKNKKVVIKLGEPPTTTNTQKKKTAPPASNVKITPYEQKEIKRQNVQVVVPEQKVQQKFNDGSQLPAFRTLMQKTQVAYKQQQLAEAERYALQAQRIAPQATETYLYLALIADQRKQYANAEALARRGLSYAQSNSMKKQLWLIVMRASEARNHPVKAQEAKKAIQAL